The Solibacillus sp. FSL W7-1464 genome contains a region encoding:
- a CDS encoding MDR family MFS transporter, whose product MPKQVWFLIIGTFVNTVGNSFLWPLNSIYIHDHLGKSLTTAGIVLMLNSLAGVFGNLVGGYLFDKLGGYKAILIGVVFNLISITLLTIWHDWPQYIVFLTMLGFSGGIVYPAIYAIAGSAWPEGGRRAFNSIFLANNVGVAIGPALAGIVADIKFDYVFSANLFFYCVFFVLVITTYKRFDMRGLTTKPFSGNETKRRNRGPIVAISILSISLIVCWLSYSQWSATISSYTQGLGMSLSEYSLLWTINGFMIVAVQPIIRPLVTRWENKIKHQLVLGLILMSLSYIVVYFAQDFKMFAAAMVILTFGEVFFTPVIPMIANKLAPHGQEGFYQGLVNSASTIGRMIGPVFGGLMVDLYGMQILMLILSILIVIAIIPCLVFDRTLRKEQT is encoded by the coding sequence GTGCCGAAACAAGTATGGTTTTTAATTATTGGCACATTCGTAAATACGGTCGGAAATTCATTTTTATGGCCTTTAAATAGTATTTATATTCATGATCATTTAGGAAAATCTTTAACTACCGCTGGAATTGTCCTCATGCTAAATTCATTGGCAGGTGTGTTCGGCAATCTAGTGGGCGGTTATTTATTTGATAAATTAGGTGGCTATAAAGCAATTTTAATTGGGGTTGTATTTAATTTAATCTCAATCACTCTGTTGACCATTTGGCATGACTGGCCGCAGTACATTGTATTTTTAACGATGTTGGGCTTTAGTGGAGGGATTGTATACCCGGCGATTTATGCGATAGCAGGGAGTGCCTGGCCAGAAGGGGGTCGACGTGCGTTTAATTCGATCTTCTTGGCCAACAACGTAGGGGTCGCAATTGGTCCGGCACTGGCAGGTATTGTTGCCGATATTAAATTTGACTATGTATTTAGTGCGAATCTATTTTTCTATTGTGTATTTTTTGTGCTTGTCATCACGACCTATAAGCGGTTTGATATGAGGGGACTGACCACTAAACCGTTCTCAGGTAATGAGACAAAAAGAAGAAACAGGGGACCGATTGTGGCAATCAGTATATTAAGTATTTCGTTAATTGTCTGCTGGTTGAGCTACTCTCAATGGAGTGCGACCATTTCTTCTTATACACAAGGGCTGGGAATGAGCCTGTCCGAATACAGTTTACTATGGACGATCAACGGCTTCATGATCGTTGCAGTTCAACCGATTATCCGCCCGCTTGTCACACGCTGGGAAAACAAAATAAAACATCAGCTGGTGCTTGGGCTCATATTGATGTCGCTATCCTATATCGTTGTTTATTTTGCCCAGGACTTTAAGATGTTTGCTGCGGCGATGGTCATTTTGACGTTCGGGGAAGTATTCTTTACACCGGTAATTCCGATGATTGCCAATAAATTGGCGCCACATGGACAAGAAGGTTTCTATCAAGGGCTCGTCAATAGTGCATCAACAATTGGACGGATGATCGGGCCTGTGTTTGGCGGGTTAATGGTAGATTTATATGGTATGCAAATTTTAATGCTTATATTATCGATACTCATTGTCATCGCAATTATTCCTTGTCTGGTGTTTGATCGTACGCTAAGAAAAGAACAAACATAA
- a CDS encoding TIGR01212 family radical SAM protein (This family includes YhcC from E. coli K-12, an uncharacterized radical SAM protein.), whose protein sequence is MTETNFPFPSDGKRYYTWNRYLRNEFGKKVYKVALDAGFDCPNRDGTVAFGGCTFCSAAGSGDFAGSKVDPIPVQFEKIKAKMENKWKDGLTMAYFQAYTNTHAPLEVLKEKFEAALACEGVMGLSIATRPDCLPDDVVEYLAELNERTYLWVELGLQTVHEKTANLINRAHDYATYVEGVNKLRKHGIRVVTHIINGLPLEDYEMMMETAREVAKLDVQGIKIHLLHLLKGTPLVKQYEKGMLEFMEKDAYIQLVADQLEIIPPEMIVHRITGDGPIDLMIGPMWSVNKWEVLNGIDAELERRGSYQGKFYKADVTK, encoded by the coding sequence ATGACTGAAACAAATTTCCCTTTCCCGTCAGACGGGAAACGTTATTATACATGGAACCGCTATTTACGAAATGAATTCGGAAAAAAAGTTTACAAGGTTGCTTTGGATGCCGGGTTCGATTGCCCAAACCGTGACGGTACGGTCGCTTTTGGCGGTTGTACATTCTGTTCGGCAGCAGGATCAGGAGACTTTGCAGGCAGTAAAGTCGATCCGATTCCCGTACAGTTCGAAAAGATCAAAGCAAAAATGGAGAACAAATGGAAAGACGGCTTAACTATGGCGTACTTCCAGGCGTATACAAACACACATGCTCCACTGGAAGTTTTAAAGGAAAAATTCGAAGCCGCACTTGCATGTGAAGGAGTAATGGGGCTTTCGATTGCAACAAGACCAGATTGCCTTCCGGATGATGTTGTAGAATATTTGGCTGAGTTAAATGAGCGTACGTATTTATGGGTTGAACTGGGGCTTCAAACGGTTCATGAAAAAACAGCGAATTTAATTAACCGCGCACATGATTACGCTACATATGTAGAAGGTGTTAACAAACTGCGCAAGCATGGCATTCGTGTCGTAACACATATTATTAACGGATTGCCTTTAGAGGATTACGAGATGATGATGGAAACAGCCCGTGAAGTGGCAAAACTTGATGTACAAGGAATTAAAATCCATCTGCTGCACCTTTTAAAAGGAACACCGCTTGTGAAGCAATACGAAAAAGGCATGCTGGAGTTTATGGAAAAGGATGCTTATATTCAGCTCGTTGCAGATCAGCTGGAAATTATTCCGCCTGAAATGATCGTCCACCGTATTACAGGAGATGGTCCGATCGATTTAATGATCGGTCCGATGTGGTCTGTCAACAAATGGGAAGTTCTGAACGGAATCGATGCGGAGCTGGAACGTCGCGGTTCTTACCAAGGTAAGTTTTATAAGGCGGATGTGACAAAATGA
- a CDS encoding class I SAM-dependent methyltransferase: protein MKLERVLQYAQTLLEMSVSEGDIAVDATAGNGHDTLFLANLVGDDGYVYAFDVQKEAVDATLHRLLDNALEHRAIVLKDGHENVANYIHKPVSAAIFNLGYLPGSNHEIVTKPNTTIQAIESLLKLLKVGGMIVLVVYHGHEGGKDERDEVIRYVSDLPQKHVHVLRYEFMNQKNNPPFIIALEKVKEFPIEG from the coding sequence ATGAAATTAGAACGTGTTCTTCAATATGCCCAAACCTTATTGGAAATGTCCGTTTCCGAAGGTGATATTGCGGTAGATGCAACAGCAGGAAATGGACATGATACGCTTTTTCTGGCAAATCTCGTTGGAGATGACGGCTATGTATATGCGTTTGACGTACAAAAGGAAGCGGTTGATGCCACACTGCACCGTCTGCTCGACAATGCACTTGAACACCGGGCAATCGTTTTAAAAGACGGGCATGAAAATGTAGCAAACTATATTCACAAGCCTGTTTCAGCCGCAATTTTCAATCTTGGGTATCTGCCAGGCAGCAATCATGAAATTGTGACAAAGCCGAATACTACGATCCAAGCCATTGAAAGTCTATTAAAGCTGTTAAAAGTTGGAGGAATGATCGTTTTAGTCGTTTATCATGGGCATGAAGGCGGAAAAGACGAGCGCGATGAAGTGATTCGCTATGTAAGTGATTTACCGCAAAAACATGTACATGTTTTACGCTATGAGTTTATGAATCAGAAAAATAATCCCCCGTTTATCATTGCGTTAGAAAAAGTAAAAGAATTTCCGATAGAGGGCTAA
- a CDS encoding pyrimidine dimer DNA glycosylase/endonuclease V — translation MRLWHTELIPFIPKSQLLAQWRELNSIFVKEDNHVLINYIYEYPKEDLYIYTQIVLEEMRARGFTIRTIDKMDRYFADLRIPENYPPYSRHHNDEYLTICYYNLYEKYIRGQKDFTTEQFEALQQYYSMKKGAAF, via the coding sequence ATGCGTTTATGGCATACCGAGTTAATCCCTTTTATTCCGAAAAGTCAGCTGCTTGCCCAGTGGCGTGAGCTGAACAGCATTTTCGTGAAGGAAGACAATCATGTACTGATCAATTATATTTACGAGTACCCGAAAGAGGATTTATATATTTATACACAAATCGTTCTGGAGGAAATGCGTGCCCGCGGCTTTACGATTCGTACAATCGATAAGATGGATCGTTATTTTGCCGATCTTCGTATTCCCGAAAACTATCCGCCATACAGCCGGCATCATAATGATGAATATTTAACAATTTGCTACTACAATTTATATGAAAAGTATATTCGCGGCCAAAAAGATTTTACTACCGAACAGTTCGAAGCATTGCAGCAGTATTACTCAATGAAAAAAGGAGCAGCTTTTTAA
- a CDS encoding alanine/glycine:cation symporter family protein: MDFLNDFVGWANDILWGPVMIYGILIVGLFFSILTKFAQVRLIGDMFKLMFKGEKSEAGVSSFQALSIALSGRVGTGNIVGTATAIAFGGPGAVFWMWVTAFIGASTAYMESTLAQIYKEKKDGQYRGGPAFYIEKTTGIRALGVIFAVAMIASVAFLMPGVQANAIAGAVDNAFGIEPWITGLVTILLLAVIIFGGVKRIANAAQILVPFMALAYLLVAGIIIIMNITAVPEVFALIFRSAFATDAVFGGMIGSAIFWGVKRAIYSNEAGQGTGPHPAAAAEVSHPAKQGLVQAASVYIDTILVCSATALMILFMGTYNVHEGSQDGALIEAKMDETITYSGFTQAAVNDAFPSLNNFGSGFVAISLFLFAFTTLMAYYYIAETNVSYMFNGSARRIGIFLMKFVLLASAFYGTVKTSDLAWAFGDVGLGLTVWINVIMLLFIMKPALIALKDYEQQKKEGKDPVFDPKKLGIKNADFWETYKRDQ, translated from the coding sequence ATGGATTTTTTGAATGATTTTGTAGGATGGGCCAATGATATTTTATGGGGTCCAGTAATGATTTATGGTATTTTAATCGTTGGTTTGTTCTTCTCAATCCTTACAAAGTTTGCACAAGTCAGGTTAATTGGAGACATGTTCAAGCTAATGTTTAAGGGAGAAAAGTCGGAAGCAGGAGTATCTTCGTTCCAAGCACTATCGATCGCATTATCAGGTCGTGTAGGTACCGGGAACATCGTAGGTACAGCAACTGCTATTGCATTCGGTGGACCGGGTGCAGTGTTCTGGATGTGGGTTACAGCATTTATCGGAGCATCGACGGCGTATATGGAGTCGACATTAGCCCAGATTTACAAAGAGAAAAAAGATGGGCAATATCGAGGTGGTCCGGCATTCTACATTGAAAAAACAACTGGAATTCGTGCATTAGGAGTTATTTTTGCTGTGGCAATGATCGCATCCGTCGCATTTTTAATGCCTGGTGTTCAGGCAAATGCCATTGCAGGTGCGGTTGATAATGCATTCGGGATTGAACCATGGATTACAGGTCTTGTTACGATTCTTTTATTAGCAGTCATTATTTTTGGTGGTGTTAAGCGAATTGCAAATGCAGCGCAAATTTTAGTACCATTCATGGCATTAGCTTATTTGTTAGTAGCAGGTATTATTATTATTATGAATATTACAGCTGTGCCTGAAGTATTTGCTTTAATTTTCCGTAGCGCTTTCGCTACAGATGCTGTATTTGGCGGGATGATTGGTAGTGCGATTTTCTGGGGAGTAAAACGTGCCATCTACTCAAATGAAGCCGGTCAAGGTACTGGACCGCATCCGGCGGCAGCTGCAGAAGTTTCGCATCCTGCTAAGCAAGGATTGGTACAGGCGGCTTCAGTTTATATTGATACAATCTTAGTATGTTCTGCAACAGCATTAATGATTTTATTCATGGGAACTTACAATGTCCATGAAGGTAGTCAGGACGGGGCTCTGATCGAGGCGAAAATGGATGAGACGATTACGTATTCAGGCTTTACACAAGCTGCTGTAAATGATGCGTTCCCATCATTGAATAACTTTGGTTCAGGGTTTGTCGCAATTTCATTATTCCTATTTGCATTCACTACATTAATGGCATACTACTATATTGCTGAAACGAATGTTTCATATATGTTCAATGGAAGTGCAAGACGGATCGGTATCTTCTTAATGAAATTCGTGTTATTGGCTTCGGCATTTTACGGTACAGTTAAAACATCCGATTTAGCTTGGGCATTCGGTGATGTCGGTTTAGGATTAACGGTATGGATTAACGTCATTATGCTATTATTCATCATGAAGCCGGCTCTCATTGCACTGAAAGATTATGAGCAACAGAAAAAAGAAGGAAAAGACCCAGTATTTGATCCGAAAAAACTCGGTATTAAAAATGCAGATTTCTGGGAGACATATAAGAGAGATCAATAG
- a CDS encoding alpha/beta hydrolase yields MWKWETEQQPKAVVVIIHSAYEHHRWYAWLIEKFRSSHFHVVMGDLPGHGEQGKYTKYHDEDFKEYYKYTKVLLKVALEYNLPLFIVGNGLGAAIAAYVLQNNKIECAGVVLTSPWFNLKLAPGKLSNALSSFSAITSNVKLKHELEPYHLTRNTDVLMELKEQLPLTSMVTVKWYRDWQQMTRTIRNPELKFPDIPVLLMTGENDKVTDISTSKKWITEHTLSEFHYKQWKGCLHSLYFELEREDVFKFTIDYINNVLRDLGYIIE; encoded by the coding sequence ATGTGGAAATGGGAAACAGAGCAACAACCAAAAGCCGTAGTCGTTATTATTCATAGCGCATATGAACATCATCGGTGGTACGCATGGTTAATCGAAAAGTTCCGCAGTTCCCACTTTCATGTTGTAATGGGGGATTTGCCGGGACATGGAGAGCAAGGAAAGTATACAAAGTATCATGACGAAGATTTTAAAGAATATTACAAGTATACAAAAGTGTTGTTGAAAGTGGCACTTGAATATAACTTACCGCTATTTATCGTAGGCAATGGGCTGGGGGCTGCAATCGCTGCGTATGTGCTCCAGAACAATAAAATAGAATGTGCGGGTGTTGTTTTAACATCCCCTTGGTTTAATTTAAAACTGGCACCGGGAAAATTGTCGAATGCTTTATCGAGCTTCAGCGCCATTACTTCGAATGTTAAGCTGAAACATGAGTTGGAGCCTTACCACCTTACCCGGAATACAGATGTGTTAATGGAGCTGAAAGAACAACTGCCGTTAACGAGTATGGTGACCGTGAAATGGTATCGCGACTGGCAGCAGATGACACGGACAATACGTAACCCGGAATTGAAGTTTCCGGATATCCCTGTATTATTAATGACGGGTGAAAATGATAAAGTAACAGACATCAGTACATCAAAAAAGTGGATTACTGAGCATACGCTTTCCGAGTTTCACTACAAACAGTGGAAGGGCTGCCTTCATAGCCTGTATTTTGAATTGGAACGGGAAGATGTCTTTAAATTTACGATTGATTATATTAACAATGTTTTAAGAGATTTGGGATATATTATTGAATAG
- a CDS encoding gamma carbonic anhydrase, translated as MIYPYKDKIPTIHPSAFIADYATITGDVTIGAETSIWFNTVIRGDVNKTIIGDRVSIQDLSCLHQSPAYPLIIEDEVTVGHQVTLHSCTIKKRALVGMGSIILDGAVIGEGAFIGAGSLVPPGKVIPPNCLAMGRPAKVVREVTAEDRADMDRIISEYVAKGQYYKSLQK; from the coding sequence ATGATTTACCCCTATAAGGATAAAATACCGACAATCCACCCTTCTGCATTCATTGCCGATTATGCCACAATTACCGGTGACGTAACAATCGGGGCCGAAACTTCAATTTGGTTTAACACGGTAATCCGCGGCGATGTGAACAAAACTATAATTGGCGACCGTGTCAGCATCCAGGATTTGAGCTGCCTTCACCAAAGTCCCGCTTACCCTCTCATCATTGAAGATGAAGTAACAGTAGGCCATCAAGTTACATTACATAGCTGTACAATTAAGAAACGCGCTTTAGTTGGTATGGGTTCCATCATACTGGACGGGGCAGTTATAGGCGAAGGAGCGTTTATCGGTGCCGGCAGTCTAGTACCACCCGGAAAAGTGATTCCTCCCAATTGTTTGGCGATGGGGCGCCCGGCAAAAGTTGTGCGTGAAGTAACAGCTGAAGATCGCGCAGATATGGATCGGATTATTTCCGAATATGTGGCGAAAGGACAATACTATAAATCCCTTCAGAAATAG
- the metK gene encoding methionine adenosyltransferase produces MTNRRLFTSESVTEGHPDKICDQISDAILDAILAADPNARVACETTVTTGLVLVSGEITTSTYVDMKGIIRDTVAEIGYTRGKYGFDAENLAVLVAVGEQSPDIAQGVDQALEAREGSMTEDELEAIGAGDQGLMFGYACNETPELMPMPISLAHKLARRLTEVRKSGQLEYLRPDGKTQVTIEYDENNEPVRVDTIVISTQHDEEATLEQIQTDIKEHVIKPVVPAHLLDGATKYFINPTGRFVIGGPKGDAGLTGRKIIVDTYGGYARHGGGAFSGKDATKVDRSAAYAARYVAKNIVAAGLADRAEVQLAYAIGVAQPVSIAVDTFGTGKVAESQIVNWVRELFDLRPAGIIKMLDLRRPIYKQTAAYGHFGRTDLNVPWENTDKAAELKAKAGI; encoded by the coding sequence ATGACAAATCGTCGACTGTTTACATCAGAAAGTGTAACGGAAGGACATCCGGATAAAATTTGTGACCAAATTTCGGATGCCATTTTAGACGCTATTTTAGCTGCAGATCCAAATGCACGTGTAGCTTGTGAAACTACGGTAACAACAGGCTTAGTATTAGTATCTGGTGAAATTACAACTTCTACTTATGTAGATATGAAAGGTATTATACGCGATACAGTAGCAGAAATCGGCTATACACGCGGTAAGTACGGCTTTGATGCTGAAAACCTTGCAGTACTAGTAGCTGTAGGAGAACAATCACCTGACATTGCACAAGGTGTTGACCAGGCTTTGGAAGCACGCGAAGGATCAATGACAGAGGACGAACTTGAAGCAATCGGTGCCGGTGACCAAGGTTTAATGTTCGGTTATGCATGTAACGAAACTCCCGAACTTATGCCGATGCCTATTTCTTTAGCTCATAAACTAGCGCGTCGTTTAACAGAAGTACGTAAATCAGGCCAATTGGAATATTTGCGTCCGGATGGTAAAACACAAGTAACAATCGAATACGATGAAAACAATGAGCCTGTTCGTGTGGATACAATCGTTATTTCAACACAGCACGATGAAGAAGCAACATTGGAACAAATCCAAACAGATATTAAGGAACACGTTATTAAACCGGTAGTTCCTGCTCATTTATTGGATGGAGCTACAAAGTACTTCATCAACCCAACAGGTCGATTCGTAATCGGCGGCCCTAAAGGAGATGCAGGACTTACAGGTCGTAAAATTATCGTTGATACTTACGGTGGTTATGCACGTCACGGTGGCGGAGCATTCTCTGGTAAGGATGCAACGAAAGTTGACCGCTCTGCAGCATATGCAGCACGCTATGTTGCTAAAAACATTGTAGCAGCGGGCTTAGCAGACCGTGCTGAAGTGCAGTTGGCGTATGCAATCGGTGTTGCACAACCTGTTTCAATCGCAGTTGATACGTTTGGTACAGGAAAAGTAGCAGAATCACAAATCGTAAACTGGGTTCGTGAACTTTTCGATTTACGTCCTGCAGGCATTATTAAAATGCTTGATTTACGACGCCCTATCTATAAACAAACAGCAGCATACGGACATTTCGGCCGCACAGATTTGAATGTGCCATGGGAAAATACGGATAAAGCAGCTGAATTAAAAGCAAAAGCAGGAATTTAA
- the pckA gene encoding phosphoenolpyruvate carboxykinase (ATP) — translation MNSVEIANELKELLNGENIKTQLSVPQLIEKATSRGEATLTVEGALRAETGKYTGRSPKDKYIVEEEISKDKIDWGKVNRPISAEVFDKLYVKVVNYLKERDELYVFNGFAGADKESQLSIKVINEYAWHNLFCHQLFIRPTADELAKHVAEFTIVSAPNFKADPEVDGTGSETFIITSIEKKIILIGGTEYAGEMKKSIFGIMNYLLPEQGIFPMHCSANVGEEGDVALFFGLSGTGKTTLSADKDRKLIGDDEHGWSDNGVFNIEGGCYAKTINLSAENEPEIYNAIRFGSVLENVAVDPESRECDYADGSLTENTRVAYPIDFIDNIVLPSVAGHPNTIVFLTADAFGVLPPISKLTKEQAMYHFLSGFTSKLAGTERGVTEPEPVFSTCFGSPFLPLAATVYAEQLGKKIDEHGSQVFLVNTGWTGGEYGVGSRMKLSYTRKMVRAAIEGQLNNVDTTKDAVFGLNIPVAVEGVPSNVLNPRDAWADKAAYDKKAAELAELFKNNFKKFENVDETIVQKGGPLV, via the coding sequence ATGAATTCGGTAGAAATTGCTAACGAGCTGAAAGAACTTTTAAACGGGGAAAATATCAAAACTCAATTATCTGTTCCACAACTAATTGAAAAAGCTACATCACGTGGAGAAGCAACGCTAACAGTTGAAGGCGCATTACGTGCCGAAACAGGCAAATATACTGGCCGCTCTCCTAAAGATAAATATATAGTAGAAGAAGAAATTTCAAAGGACAAAATCGATTGGGGTAAAGTAAACCGTCCGATCTCAGCAGAAGTATTTGATAAACTTTATGTAAAAGTTGTAAATTACTTAAAAGAGCGCGACGAGTTATATGTATTCAACGGTTTTGCTGGTGCAGACAAAGAGTCTCAATTATCTATTAAAGTAATTAACGAATATGCTTGGCATAATCTATTCTGTCATCAATTATTCATCCGCCCAACAGCAGACGAATTGGCTAAACACGTTGCCGAGTTTACAATCGTATCTGCACCAAACTTCAAAGCAGATCCGGAAGTAGACGGTACTGGATCGGAAACGTTCATTATAACATCTATCGAAAAGAAAATCATCTTAATTGGCGGAACTGAGTACGCTGGCGAAATGAAGAAGTCCATCTTCGGTATTATGAACTACTTGTTACCTGAACAAGGTATCTTCCCAATGCACTGCTCTGCTAACGTTGGTGAAGAAGGCGATGTAGCATTATTCTTCGGTTTATCCGGTACAGGGAAAACAACGTTATCAGCTGACAAAGACCGCAAATTAATTGGTGATGACGAGCACGGCTGGTCTGACAACGGTGTATTCAACATTGAAGGTGGTTGCTATGCTAAAACGATCAACCTATCCGCTGAAAATGAGCCGGAAATCTACAATGCGATCCGCTTTGGTTCAGTATTGGAAAACGTTGCGGTAGACCCTGAATCACGCGAATGCGACTATGCAGACGGCTCATTAACTGAAAACACACGTGTCGCTTACCCAATCGACTTTATCGACAATATTGTCTTACCATCAGTAGCAGGGCATCCAAATACAATCGTCTTCTTAACAGCCGATGCATTTGGTGTATTACCTCCTATCTCTAAATTGACTAAAGAGCAGGCAATGTATCACTTCCTAAGCGGCTTCACTTCTAAACTTGCCGGAACGGAACGTGGTGTAACAGAGCCGGAACCAGTATTCTCTACATGCTTCGGTTCTCCATTCCTACCGCTTGCTGCAACAGTTTATGCAGAGCAATTAGGTAAGAAAATTGATGAGCACGGTTCACAAGTATTCCTAGTAAACACTGGTTGGACTGGTGGCGAATACGGTGTAGGTAGCCGTATGAAGCTTTCATACACACGTAAAATGGTCCGTGCTGCAATTGAAGGGCAATTAAATAACGTTGATACTACAAAAGATGCTGTATTCGGATTAAACATCCCAGTAGCAGTGGAAGGTGTACCATCTAACGTATTAAACCCTCGTGATGCATGGGCAGACAAAGCTGCATATGACAAAAAAGCTGCTGAACTTGCTGAACTGTTCAAAAACAATTTCAAGAAATTCGAGAATGTTGATGAAACAATCGTTCAAAAAGGCGGCCCATTAGTATAA
- a CDS encoding alpha/beta hydrolase family protein: MNDNGKIFSIRNYPSPNPHIRLDEITYWSQGLRVKGLLARPKVSGTYEALLYLRGGLQSIGMVRPARIAQFAMQGFVVFAPYYRGNRGGEGKDEFAGDDRYDAVNGIEVLKQFIQVDKVNLYGFSRGGLMVLWTAILRNDIKSLVTWAGVSDATATYWERVDMRRGLKRIVGGTPNKVPENYDNRTPLFEIDKLQNPVLIIHGTEDQHVDIEHAYKLEQYLKKEGKSVVTWYSSGLKHHYPPNLNRDTVKNLCEWMKRQ; encoded by the coding sequence ATGAACGACAATGGTAAGATTTTTTCGATACGCAATTACCCGTCACCCAATCCTCATATCCGATTAGATGAAATCACGTATTGGTCACAAGGGCTGCGTGTAAAAGGATTATTGGCGCGTCCTAAAGTCTCTGGTACATATGAGGCGCTTTTATATTTGCGTGGGGGACTCCAATCAATCGGCATGGTCAGACCTGCACGCATTGCTCAATTTGCGATGCAAGGCTTCGTTGTATTTGCCCCGTATTATCGGGGAAATCGCGGAGGGGAAGGTAAGGACGAATTTGCCGGCGATGACCGTTATGATGCGGTTAACGGCATAGAAGTCCTGAAACAATTTATTCAGGTAGACAAAGTGAATTTATATGGTTTTTCCCGCGGCGGGTTAATGGTATTGTGGACAGCGATTTTACGTAATGATATTAAATCGCTCGTAACTTGGGCAGGTGTATCGGATGCAACAGCGACATATTGGGAACGTGTTGATATGCGGCGCGGCTTAAAAAGAATAGTAGGCGGTACTCCAAATAAAGTACCGGAAAACTATGATAACCGTACACCATTATTTGAAATCGATAAACTTCAAAACCCCGTACTTATTATTCATGGAACAGAAGATCAGCATGTTGATATAGAGCATGCCTATAAATTGGAGCAGTACTTAAAAAAAGAAGGGAAATCTGTTGTGACATGGTACTCATCCGGATTAAAGCATCATTATCCTCCAAACCTAAACCGTGACACTGTGAAAAACTTATGTGAATGGATGAAACGCCAATAG
- a CDS encoding NUDIX hydrolase, whose product MFTFIDENNLKVDLRFDEGPFEVEPKHVLALVQYEGKWLCTIHHRRGVEFPGGKQEPGETLYEAAIREVYEEANVVIEDVKWFAYYIVHDEIPFCKAVFTAKVKDIEPFTGDHETEGMLWLTEEELWQQPKLSFYMRDAGMKKMLQEVKNHERQW is encoded by the coding sequence ATGTTTACATTTATCGATGAAAATAATTTAAAAGTAGATTTAAGATTTGATGAAGGTCCTTTCGAAGTTGAACCTAAGCATGTATTGGCACTCGTGCAATATGAGGGGAAATGGCTATGCACGATTCATCATCGTCGTGGCGTAGAGTTTCCAGGCGGCAAGCAGGAGCCCGGCGAAACATTATACGAAGCGGCTATCCGTGAAGTTTACGAAGAAGCAAATGTGGTCATAGAAGATGTAAAATGGTTTGCCTACTATATTGTGCATGATGAGATTCCCTTTTGCAAAGCGGTCTTTACTGCTAAAGTAAAGGACATTGAGCCTTTTACGGGAGACCATGAAACAGAAGGCATGTTATGGCTGACAGAAGAAGAACTTTGGCAGCAGCCAAAATTAAGTTTTTATATGCGGGATGCAGGAATGAAAAAGATGTTGCAGGAAGTGAAAAATCATGAACGACAATGGTAA
- a CDS encoding transposase produces the protein MEKNNVYISVANLTCNLHPGSSYEFVLKMEPLKARVFMKLFNQMQQLEASNAFRAHMPFIPYHLDRLNHEIDHRLKKVYALIHEFGDEEAKKFVEQLPYFTR, from the coding sequence ATGGAAAAAAATAATGTTTATATATCCGTCGCCAATTTAACCTGCAATTTGCATCCGGGATCATCCTATGAATTCGTATTGAAAATGGAACCTTTAAAAGCGCGAGTATTTATGAAACTGTTCAATCAGATGCAACAGTTGGAGGCGTCAAATGCCTTTCGCGCCCATATGCCGTTTATTCCATATCATTTGGACAGATTAAATCATGAGATCGACCACCGTCTAAAAAAAGTCTATGCCCTCATTCATGAATTCGGTGATGAGGAAGCGAAGAAATTCGTAGAGCAACTGCCGTACTTTACTCGCTAA